Proteins from a single region of Primulina tabacum isolate GXHZ01 chromosome 5, ASM2559414v2, whole genome shotgun sequence:
- the LOC142547741 gene encoding uncharacterized protein LOC142547741 isoform X7 yields MPFQLWRNITMMVCLDVWSGTPSLITLTRLRLLLKVSLARLFFAIAKRKILQVLHFILELFNLLNAKLYEGCSECRRNSQAKPDFPNLSDAHSIHDPLPLNSREKLILDVEMDMNGGSIDVDRLGIDGSQTTGSSVSLVNQKLNFLSIISSFFPILSLLTWEIMFNLREKENDHKYLKNFLCILSRHPHWSSCRHILDLSNGVGTQNTVASSFTKRESEEVACQPCAALVKSHFVHIFSVCMAMHCSKKAGWERGSRVLETSILLIVHISEHERDELINKKELVAFPDFDIFNEIQDLHQKIRQTYSPRVHLLNFVKRPHYVPPRLLLCSLDNTNDLSAMVSDFISKIGIGDPHCVVFHLPGDYSVPVFGIAIGMQRLTSMQIRASRKKLFESYEASKEVSDG; encoded by the exons ATGCCATTTCAATTGTGGAGAAATATTACAATGATGGTTTGTCTGGATGTTTGGAGTGGAACTCCATCATTAATAACATTGACTCGACTGCGACTTCTTTTAAAAGTTTCACTAGCTCGCCTTTTCTTTGCAATTGCCAAGAGAAAAATATTGcaagttcttcattttattttggAATTGTTCAATCTTCTGAATGCAAAATTGTATGAAGGATGTTCAGAGTGCAGAAGGAATTCTCAAGCAAAGCCAGACTTCCCCAATTTATCAGACGCCCACTCCATTCATGATCCTTTGCCGCTAAATAGCAGGGAAAAATTGATTTTGGATGTGGAGATGGATATGAACGGTGGGtctattgatgtagataggttAGGTATTGACGGTAGTCAGACAACTGGGTCTTCCGTTTCTTTAGTGAATCAGAAATTGAATTTCCTGTCAATCATTTCAAGTTTTTTCCCAATTTTATCATTGTTGACGTGGGAAATCATGTTCAATCTTAGGGAAAAAGAGAACGACCACAAGTATCTTA AAAACTTTCTATGCATTCTCAGCCGGCATCCTCACTGGTCTTCCTGCAGACATATAttggatttg TCAAATGGGGTTGGAACTCAGAATACTGTTGCATCTTCCTTTACGAAAAGGGAGTCCGAAGAG GTTGCTTGCCAGCCTTGTGCAGCTTTAGTTAAGAGTCATTTTGTGCATATCTTTTCTGTCTGTATGGCAATGCATTGCAGTAAGAAAGCTGGGTGGGAGAGGGGATCAAGAGTGCTGGAAACTTCTATTTTACTTATCGTTCATATCTCTGAACATGAAAGGGATGAACTCATTAACAAGAAA GAACTAGTGGCATTCCCTGATTTCGatatatttaatgaaatacaagacCTCCACCAGAAAATACGTCAAACCTACTCACCGAGGGTTCACTTACTGAAT TTTGTAAAGAGACCTCACTATGTCCCTCCAAGATTACTTCTCTGCAG CTTAGATAACACAAATGATCTTAGTGCAATGGTTTCTGATTTCATATCCAAG ATTGGAATTGGTGATCCTCATTGTGTTGTATTCCATCTTCCTGGTGATTATTCAGTACCTGTGTTTGGAATAGCTATTGGCATGCAGAGACTAACATCCATGCAGATACGGGCATCTCGGAAGAAGCTCTTCGAGTCCTATGAGGCTTCTAAAGAAGTATCTGATGGAtga
- the LOC142547741 gene encoding serine/threonine-protein kinase ATM-like isoform X5 yields MRSLANFMFCSYSTRKLSMHSQPASSLVFLQTYIGFVKWGWNSEYCCIFLYEKGVRRAFVRTVLRNAICLTSLGDLVTKVFDNSLFDWYYRAKLVNCLCNFVLLRPQLAQLVIDKLFMLLRDPDYRVRLCLARRIGVLFQTWDGHFELFQDVCFYYICCCFYRSLPKRTSQCCAWQLSKETCYTNRTKFLEELMGPILFNWVACGVSLVALVEARGIFASNLEPMNFIKYCCPWLLPALILQEDANSLKWVAKVACQPCAALVKSHFVHIFSVCMAMHCSKKAGWERGSRVLETSILLIVHISEHERDELINKKELVAFPDFDIFNEIQDLHQKIRQTYSPRVHLLNFVKRPHYVPPRLLLCSLDNTNDLSAMVSDFISKIGIGDPHCVVFHLPGDYSVPVFGIAIGMQRLTSMQIRASRKKLFESYEASKEVSDG; encoded by the exons ATGCGCTCTTTAGCTAATTTCATGTTCTGCTCGTATTCAACAAG AAAACTTTCTATGCATTCTCAGCCGGCATCCTCACTGGTCTTCCTGCAGACATATAttggatttg TCAAATGGGGTTGGAACTCAGAATACTGTTGCATCTTCCTTTACGAAAAGGGAGTCCGAAGAG CTTTTGTCAGAACAGTCTTGAGGAATGCAATT TGCTTGACTTCTCTCGGAGATTTGGTGACTAAAGTCTTTGATAACAGTCTCTTCGACTGGTATTATCGTGCGAAGCTTGTTAACTGTTTATGCAATTTTGTATTGCTCAGACCACAACTTGCTCAG TTAGTGATCGACAAGCTATTTATGCTGCTCCGAGATCCTGATTATCGAGTTAGGCTTTGCCTAGCTCGTCGGATTGGCGTCCTTTTCCAGACATGGGACGGTCACTTTGAACTCTTCCAAGATGTTTG tttttattatatatgttgTTGCTTCTATCGATCCCTCCCAAAG AGAACTAGTCAGTGCTGTGCTTGGCAGTTATCTAAGGAAACATGCTATACAAACAGGACAAAG TTCTTGGAGGAGCTTATGGGGCCAATTCTTTTTAATTGGGTTGCTTGTGGTGTAAGCTTAGTTGCACTTGTTGAG GCAAGAGGCATTTTTGCGTCGAATTTGGAACCTATGAACTTCATAAAATATTGTTGTCCGTGGCTGCTTCCGGCTTTGATCTTGCAGGAAGATGCTAACAGCTTAAAATGGGTTGCTAAG GTTGCTTGCCAGCCTTGTGCAGCTTTAGTTAAGAGTCATTTTGTGCATATCTTTTCTGTCTGTATGGCAATGCATTGCAGTAAGAAAGCTGGGTGGGAGAGGGGATCAAGAGTGCTGGAAACTTCTATTTTACTTATCGTTCATATCTCTGAACATGAAAGGGATGAACTCATTAACAAGAAA GAACTAGTGGCATTCCCTGATTTCGatatatttaatgaaatacaagacCTCCACCAGAAAATACGTCAAACCTACTCACCGAGGGTTCACTTACTGAAT TTTGTAAAGAGACCTCACTATGTCCCTCCAAGATTACTTCTCTGCAG CTTAGATAACACAAATGATCTTAGTGCAATGGTTTCTGATTTCATATCCAAG ATTGGAATTGGTGATCCTCATTGTGTTGTATTCCATCTTCCTGGTGATTATTCAGTACCTGTGTTTGGAATAGCTATTGGCATGCAGAGACTAACATCCATGCAGATACGGGCATCTCGGAAGAAGCTCTTCGAGTCCTATGAGGCTTCTAAAGAAGTATCTGATGGAtga
- the LOC142547741 gene encoding serine/threonine-protein kinase ATM-like isoform X4, which translates to MPFQLWRNITMMVCLDVWSGTPSLITLTRLRLLLKVSLARLFFAIAKRKILQVLHFILELFNLLNAKLYEGCSECRRNSQAKPDFPNLSDAHSIHDPLPLNSREKLILDVEMDMNGGSIDVDRLGIDGSQTTGSSVSLVNQKLNFLSIISSFFPILSLLTWEIMFNLREKENDHKYLKNFLCILSRHPHWSSCRHILDLSNGVGTQNTVASSFTKRESEECLTSLGDLVTKVFDNSLFDWYYRAKLVNCLCNFVLLRPQLAQLVIDKLFMLLRDPDYRVRLCLARRIGVLFQTWDGHFELFQDVCFYYICCCFYRSLPKRTSQCCAWQLSKETCYTNRTKFLEELMGPILFNWVACGVSLVALVEARGIFASNLEPMNFIKYCCPWLLPALILQEDANSLKWVAKVACQPCAALVKSHFVHIFSVCMAMHCSKKAGWERGSRVLETSILLIVHISEHERDELINKKELVAFPDFDIFNEIQDLHQKIRQTYSPRVHLLNFVKRPHYVPPRLLLCRD; encoded by the exons ATGCCATTTCAATTGTGGAGAAATATTACAATGATGGTTTGTCTGGATGTTTGGAGTGGAACTCCATCATTAATAACATTGACTCGACTGCGACTTCTTTTAAAAGTTTCACTAGCTCGCCTTTTCTTTGCAATTGCCAAGAGAAAAATATTGcaagttcttcattttattttggAATTGTTCAATCTTCTGAATGCAAAATTGTATGAAGGATGTTCAGAGTGCAGAAGGAATTCTCAAGCAAAGCCAGACTTCCCCAATTTATCAGACGCCCACTCCATTCATGATCCTTTGCCGCTAAATAGCAGGGAAAAATTGATTTTGGATGTGGAGATGGATATGAACGGTGGGtctattgatgtagataggttAGGTATTGACGGTAGTCAGACAACTGGGTCTTCCGTTTCTTTAGTGAATCAGAAATTGAATTTCCTGTCAATCATTTCAAGTTTTTTCCCAATTTTATCATTGTTGACGTGGGAAATCATGTTCAATCTTAGGGAAAAAGAGAACGACCACAAGTATCTTA AAAACTTTCTATGCATTCTCAGCCGGCATCCTCACTGGTCTTCCTGCAGACATATAttggatttg TCAAATGGGGTTGGAACTCAGAATACTGTTGCATCTTCCTTTACGAAAAGGGAGTCCGAAGAG TGCTTGACTTCTCTCGGAGATTTGGTGACTAAAGTCTTTGATAACAGTCTCTTCGACTGGTATTATCGTGCGAAGCTTGTTAACTGTTTATGCAATTTTGTATTGCTCAGACCACAACTTGCTCAG TTAGTGATCGACAAGCTATTTATGCTGCTCCGAGATCCTGATTATCGAGTTAGGCTTTGCCTAGCTCGTCGGATTGGCGTCCTTTTCCAGACATGGGACGGTCACTTTGAACTCTTCCAAGATGTTTG tttttattatatatgttgTTGCTTCTATCGATCCCTCCCAAAG AGAACTAGTCAGTGCTGTGCTTGGCAGTTATCTAAGGAAACATGCTATACAAACAGGACAAAG TTCTTGGAGGAGCTTATGGGGCCAATTCTTTTTAATTGGGTTGCTTGTGGTGTAAGCTTAGTTGCACTTGTTGAG GCAAGAGGCATTTTTGCGTCGAATTTGGAACCTATGAACTTCATAAAATATTGTTGTCCGTGGCTGCTTCCGGCTTTGATCTTGCAGGAAGATGCTAACAGCTTAAAATGGGTTGCTAAG GTTGCTTGCCAGCCTTGTGCAGCTTTAGTTAAGAGTCATTTTGTGCATATCTTTTCTGTCTGTATGGCAATGCATTGCAGTAAGAAAGCTGGGTGGGAGAGGGGATCAAGAGTGCTGGAAACTTCTATTTTACTTATCGTTCATATCTCTGAACATGAAAGGGATGAACTCATTAACAAGAAA GAACTAGTGGCATTCCCTGATTTCGatatatttaatgaaatacaagacCTCCACCAGAAAATACGTCAAACCTACTCACCGAGGGTTCACTTACTGAAT TTTGTAAAGAGACCTCACTATGTCCCTCCAAGATTACTTCTCTGCAG AGACTAA
- the LOC142547741 gene encoding serine/threonine-protein kinase ATM-like isoform X1, with product MPFQLWRNITMMVCLDVWSGTPSLITLTRLRLLLKVSLARLFFAIAKRKILQVLHFILELFNLLNAKLYEGCSECRRNSQAKPDFPNLSDAHSIHDPLPLNSREKLILDVEMDMNGGSIDVDRLGIDGSQTTGSSVSLVNQKLNFLSIISSFFPILSLLTWEIMFNLREKENDHKYLKNFLCILSRHPHWSSCRHILDLSNGVGTQNTVASSFTKRESEECLTSLGDLVTKVFDNSLFDWYYRAKLVNCLCNFVLLRPQLAQLVIDKLFMLLRDPDYRVRLCLARRIGVLFQTWDGHFELFQDVCFYYICCCFYRSLPKRTSQCCAWQLSKETCYTNRTKFLEELMGPILFNWVACGVSLVALVEARGIFASNLEPMNFIKYCCPWLLPALILQEDANSLKWVAKVACQPCAALVKSHFVHIFSVCMAMHCSKKAGWERGSRVLETSILLIVHISEHERDELINKKELVAFPDFDIFNEIQDLHQKIRQTYSPRVHLLNFVKRPHYVPPRLLLCRLELVILIVLYSIFLVIIQYLCLE from the exons ATGCCATTTCAATTGTGGAGAAATATTACAATGATGGTTTGTCTGGATGTTTGGAGTGGAACTCCATCATTAATAACATTGACTCGACTGCGACTTCTTTTAAAAGTTTCACTAGCTCGCCTTTTCTTTGCAATTGCCAAGAGAAAAATATTGcaagttcttcattttattttggAATTGTTCAATCTTCTGAATGCAAAATTGTATGAAGGATGTTCAGAGTGCAGAAGGAATTCTCAAGCAAAGCCAGACTTCCCCAATTTATCAGACGCCCACTCCATTCATGATCCTTTGCCGCTAAATAGCAGGGAAAAATTGATTTTGGATGTGGAGATGGATATGAACGGTGGGtctattgatgtagataggttAGGTATTGACGGTAGTCAGACAACTGGGTCTTCCGTTTCTTTAGTGAATCAGAAATTGAATTTCCTGTCAATCATTTCAAGTTTTTTCCCAATTTTATCATTGTTGACGTGGGAAATCATGTTCAATCTTAGGGAAAAAGAGAACGACCACAAGTATCTTA AAAACTTTCTATGCATTCTCAGCCGGCATCCTCACTGGTCTTCCTGCAGACATATAttggatttg TCAAATGGGGTTGGAACTCAGAATACTGTTGCATCTTCCTTTACGAAAAGGGAGTCCGAAGAG TGCTTGACTTCTCTCGGAGATTTGGTGACTAAAGTCTTTGATAACAGTCTCTTCGACTGGTATTATCGTGCGAAGCTTGTTAACTGTTTATGCAATTTTGTATTGCTCAGACCACAACTTGCTCAG TTAGTGATCGACAAGCTATTTATGCTGCTCCGAGATCCTGATTATCGAGTTAGGCTTTGCCTAGCTCGTCGGATTGGCGTCCTTTTCCAGACATGGGACGGTCACTTTGAACTCTTCCAAGATGTTTG tttttattatatatgttgTTGCTTCTATCGATCCCTCCCAAAG AGAACTAGTCAGTGCTGTGCTTGGCAGTTATCTAAGGAAACATGCTATACAAACAGGACAAAG TTCTTGGAGGAGCTTATGGGGCCAATTCTTTTTAATTGGGTTGCTTGTGGTGTAAGCTTAGTTGCACTTGTTGAG GCAAGAGGCATTTTTGCGTCGAATTTGGAACCTATGAACTTCATAAAATATTGTTGTCCGTGGCTGCTTCCGGCTTTGATCTTGCAGGAAGATGCTAACAGCTTAAAATGGGTTGCTAAG GTTGCTTGCCAGCCTTGTGCAGCTTTAGTTAAGAGTCATTTTGTGCATATCTTTTCTGTCTGTATGGCAATGCATTGCAGTAAGAAAGCTGGGTGGGAGAGGGGATCAAGAGTGCTGGAAACTTCTATTTTACTTATCGTTCATATCTCTGAACATGAAAGGGATGAACTCATTAACAAGAAA GAACTAGTGGCATTCCCTGATTTCGatatatttaatgaaatacaagacCTCCACCAGAAAATACGTCAAACCTACTCACCGAGGGTTCACTTACTGAAT TTTGTAAAGAGACCTCACTATGTCCCTCCAAGATTACTTCTCTGCAG ATTGGAATTGGTGATCCTCATTGTGTTGTATTCCATCTTCCTGGTGATTATTCAGTACCTGTGTTTGGAATAG
- the LOC142547741 gene encoding serine/threonine-protein kinase ATM-like isoform X2, whose translation MPFQLWRNITMMVCLDVWSGTPSLITLTRLRLLLKVSLARLFFAIAKRKILQVLHFILELFNLLNAKLYEGCSECRRNSQAKPDFPNLSDAHSIHDPLPLNSREKLILDVEMDMNGGSIDVDRLGIDGSQTTGSSVSLVNQKLNFLSIISSFFPILSLLTWEIMFNLREKENDHKYLKNFLCILSRHPHWSSCRHILDLSNGVGTQNTVASSFTKRESEECLTSLGDLVTKVFDNSLFDWYYRAKLVNCLCNFVLLRPQLAQLVIDKLFMLLRDPDYRVRLCLARRIGVLFQTWDGHFELFQDVCFYYICCCFYRSLPKRTSQCCAWQLSKETCYTNRTKFLEELMGPILFNWVACGVSLVALVEARGIFASNLEPMNFIKYCCPWLLPALILQEDANSLKWVAKVACQPCAALVKSHFVHIFSVCMAMHCSKKAGWERGSRVLETSILLIVHISEHERDELINKKELVAFPDFDIFNEIQDLHQKIRQTYSPRVHLLNFVKRPHYVPPRLLLCRSTQKVLIWSLCRDLFLIYKES comes from the exons ATGCCATTTCAATTGTGGAGAAATATTACAATGATGGTTTGTCTGGATGTTTGGAGTGGAACTCCATCATTAATAACATTGACTCGACTGCGACTTCTTTTAAAAGTTTCACTAGCTCGCCTTTTCTTTGCAATTGCCAAGAGAAAAATATTGcaagttcttcattttattttggAATTGTTCAATCTTCTGAATGCAAAATTGTATGAAGGATGTTCAGAGTGCAGAAGGAATTCTCAAGCAAAGCCAGACTTCCCCAATTTATCAGACGCCCACTCCATTCATGATCCTTTGCCGCTAAATAGCAGGGAAAAATTGATTTTGGATGTGGAGATGGATATGAACGGTGGGtctattgatgtagataggttAGGTATTGACGGTAGTCAGACAACTGGGTCTTCCGTTTCTTTAGTGAATCAGAAATTGAATTTCCTGTCAATCATTTCAAGTTTTTTCCCAATTTTATCATTGTTGACGTGGGAAATCATGTTCAATCTTAGGGAAAAAGAGAACGACCACAAGTATCTTA AAAACTTTCTATGCATTCTCAGCCGGCATCCTCACTGGTCTTCCTGCAGACATATAttggatttg TCAAATGGGGTTGGAACTCAGAATACTGTTGCATCTTCCTTTACGAAAAGGGAGTCCGAAGAG TGCTTGACTTCTCTCGGAGATTTGGTGACTAAAGTCTTTGATAACAGTCTCTTCGACTGGTATTATCGTGCGAAGCTTGTTAACTGTTTATGCAATTTTGTATTGCTCAGACCACAACTTGCTCAG TTAGTGATCGACAAGCTATTTATGCTGCTCCGAGATCCTGATTATCGAGTTAGGCTTTGCCTAGCTCGTCGGATTGGCGTCCTTTTCCAGACATGGGACGGTCACTTTGAACTCTTCCAAGATGTTTG tttttattatatatgttgTTGCTTCTATCGATCCCTCCCAAAG AGAACTAGTCAGTGCTGTGCTTGGCAGTTATCTAAGGAAACATGCTATACAAACAGGACAAAG TTCTTGGAGGAGCTTATGGGGCCAATTCTTTTTAATTGGGTTGCTTGTGGTGTAAGCTTAGTTGCACTTGTTGAG GCAAGAGGCATTTTTGCGTCGAATTTGGAACCTATGAACTTCATAAAATATTGTTGTCCGTGGCTGCTTCCGGCTTTGATCTTGCAGGAAGATGCTAACAGCTTAAAATGGGTTGCTAAG GTTGCTTGCCAGCCTTGTGCAGCTTTAGTTAAGAGTCATTTTGTGCATATCTTTTCTGTCTGTATGGCAATGCATTGCAGTAAGAAAGCTGGGTGGGAGAGGGGATCAAGAGTGCTGGAAACTTCTATTTTACTTATCGTTCATATCTCTGAACATGAAAGGGATGAACTCATTAACAAGAAA GAACTAGTGGCATTCCCTGATTTCGatatatttaatgaaatacaagacCTCCACCAGAAAATACGTCAAACCTACTCACCGAGGGTTCACTTACTGAAT TTTGTAAAGAGACCTCACTATGTCCCTCCAAGATTACTTCTCTGCAG GTCCACTCAAAAGGTGTTAATTTGGAGCTTATGCAGAGACTTATTTCTAATCTACAAAGAAAGTTGA
- the LOC142547741 gene encoding serine/threonine-protein kinase ATM-like isoform X3: MPFQLWRNITMMVCLDVWSGTPSLITLTRLRLLLKVSLARLFFAIAKRKILQVLHFILELFNLLNAKLYEGCSECRRNSQAKPDFPNLSDAHSIHDPLPLNSREKLILDVEMDMNGGSIDVDRLGIDGSQTTGSSVSLVNQKLNFLSIISSFFPILSLLTWEIMFNLREKENDHKYLKNFLCILSRHPHWSSCRHILDLSNGVGTQNTVASSFTKRESEECLTSLGDLVTKVFDNSLFDWYYRAKLVNCLCNFVLLRPQLAQLVIDKLFMLLRDPDYRVRLCLARRIGVLFQTWDGHFELFQDVCFYYICCCFYRSLPKRTSQCCAWQLSKETCYTNRTKFLEELMGPILFNWVACGVSLVALVEARGIFASNLEPMNFIKYCCPWLLPALILQEDANSLKWVAKVACQPCAALVKSHFVHIFSVCMAMHCSKKAGWERGSRVLETSILLIVHISEHERDELINKKELVAFPDFDIFNEIQDLHQKIRQTYSPRVHLLNFVKRPHYVPPRLLLCSC, translated from the exons ATGCCATTTCAATTGTGGAGAAATATTACAATGATGGTTTGTCTGGATGTTTGGAGTGGAACTCCATCATTAATAACATTGACTCGACTGCGACTTCTTTTAAAAGTTTCACTAGCTCGCCTTTTCTTTGCAATTGCCAAGAGAAAAATATTGcaagttcttcattttattttggAATTGTTCAATCTTCTGAATGCAAAATTGTATGAAGGATGTTCAGAGTGCAGAAGGAATTCTCAAGCAAAGCCAGACTTCCCCAATTTATCAGACGCCCACTCCATTCATGATCCTTTGCCGCTAAATAGCAGGGAAAAATTGATTTTGGATGTGGAGATGGATATGAACGGTGGGtctattgatgtagataggttAGGTATTGACGGTAGTCAGACAACTGGGTCTTCCGTTTCTTTAGTGAATCAGAAATTGAATTTCCTGTCAATCATTTCAAGTTTTTTCCCAATTTTATCATTGTTGACGTGGGAAATCATGTTCAATCTTAGGGAAAAAGAGAACGACCACAAGTATCTTA AAAACTTTCTATGCATTCTCAGCCGGCATCCTCACTGGTCTTCCTGCAGACATATAttggatttg TCAAATGGGGTTGGAACTCAGAATACTGTTGCATCTTCCTTTACGAAAAGGGAGTCCGAAGAG TGCTTGACTTCTCTCGGAGATTTGGTGACTAAAGTCTTTGATAACAGTCTCTTCGACTGGTATTATCGTGCGAAGCTTGTTAACTGTTTATGCAATTTTGTATTGCTCAGACCACAACTTGCTCAG TTAGTGATCGACAAGCTATTTATGCTGCTCCGAGATCCTGATTATCGAGTTAGGCTTTGCCTAGCTCGTCGGATTGGCGTCCTTTTCCAGACATGGGACGGTCACTTTGAACTCTTCCAAGATGTTTG tttttattatatatgttgTTGCTTCTATCGATCCCTCCCAAAG AGAACTAGTCAGTGCTGTGCTTGGCAGTTATCTAAGGAAACATGCTATACAAACAGGACAAAG TTCTTGGAGGAGCTTATGGGGCCAATTCTTTTTAATTGGGTTGCTTGTGGTGTAAGCTTAGTTGCACTTGTTGAG GCAAGAGGCATTTTTGCGTCGAATTTGGAACCTATGAACTTCATAAAATATTGTTGTCCGTGGCTGCTTCCGGCTTTGATCTTGCAGGAAGATGCTAACAGCTTAAAATGGGTTGCTAAG GTTGCTTGCCAGCCTTGTGCAGCTTTAGTTAAGAGTCATTTTGTGCATATCTTTTCTGTCTGTATGGCAATGCATTGCAGTAAGAAAGCTGGGTGGGAGAGGGGATCAAGAGTGCTGGAAACTTCTATTTTACTTATCGTTCATATCTCTGAACATGAAAGGGATGAACTCATTAACAAGAAA GAACTAGTGGCATTCCCTGATTTCGatatatttaatgaaatacaagacCTCCACCAGAAAATACGTCAAACCTACTCACCGAGGGTTCACTTACTGAAT TTTGTAAAGAGACCTCACTATGTCCCTCCAAGATTACTTCTCTGCAG TTGTTGA
- the LOC142547741 gene encoding serine/threonine-protein kinase ATM-like isoform X6, which produces MPFQLWRNITMMVCLDVWSGTPSLITLTRLRLLLKVSLARLFFAIAKRKILQVLHFILELFNLLNAKLYEGCSECRRNSQAKPDFPNLSDAHSIHDPLPLNSREKLILDVEMDMNGGSIDVDRLGIDGSQTTGSSVSLVNQKLNFLSIISSFFPILSLLTWEIMFNLREKENDHKYLKNFLCILSRHPHWSSCRHILDLSNGVGTQNTVASSFTKRESEECLTSLGDLVTKVFDNSLFDWYYRAKLVNCLCNFVLLRPQLAQLVIDKLFMLLRDPDYRVRLCLARRIGVLFQTWDGHFELFQDVCFYYICCCFYRSLPKRTSQCCAWQLSKETCYTNRTKFLEELMGPILFNWVACGVSLVALVEARGIFASNLEPMNFIKYCCPWLLPALILQEDANSLKWVAK; this is translated from the exons ATGCCATTTCAATTGTGGAGAAATATTACAATGATGGTTTGTCTGGATGTTTGGAGTGGAACTCCATCATTAATAACATTGACTCGACTGCGACTTCTTTTAAAAGTTTCACTAGCTCGCCTTTTCTTTGCAATTGCCAAGAGAAAAATATTGcaagttcttcattttattttggAATTGTTCAATCTTCTGAATGCAAAATTGTATGAAGGATGTTCAGAGTGCAGAAGGAATTCTCAAGCAAAGCCAGACTTCCCCAATTTATCAGACGCCCACTCCATTCATGATCCTTTGCCGCTAAATAGCAGGGAAAAATTGATTTTGGATGTGGAGATGGATATGAACGGTGGGtctattgatgtagataggttAGGTATTGACGGTAGTCAGACAACTGGGTCTTCCGTTTCTTTAGTGAATCAGAAATTGAATTTCCTGTCAATCATTTCAAGTTTTTTCCCAATTTTATCATTGTTGACGTGGGAAATCATGTTCAATCTTAGGGAAAAAGAGAACGACCACAAGTATCTTA AAAACTTTCTATGCATTCTCAGCCGGCATCCTCACTGGTCTTCCTGCAGACATATAttggatttg TCAAATGGGGTTGGAACTCAGAATACTGTTGCATCTTCCTTTACGAAAAGGGAGTCCGAAGAG TGCTTGACTTCTCTCGGAGATTTGGTGACTAAAGTCTTTGATAACAGTCTCTTCGACTGGTATTATCGTGCGAAGCTTGTTAACTGTTTATGCAATTTTGTATTGCTCAGACCACAACTTGCTCAG TTAGTGATCGACAAGCTATTTATGCTGCTCCGAGATCCTGATTATCGAGTTAGGCTTTGCCTAGCTCGTCGGATTGGCGTCCTTTTCCAGACATGGGACGGTCACTTTGAACTCTTCCAAGATGTTTG tttttattatatatgttgTTGCTTCTATCGATCCCTCCCAAAG AGAACTAGTCAGTGCTGTGCTTGGCAGTTATCTAAGGAAACATGCTATACAAACAGGACAAAG TTCTTGGAGGAGCTTATGGGGCCAATTCTTTTTAATTGGGTTGCTTGTGGTGTAAGCTTAGTTGCACTTGTTGAG GCAAGAGGCATTTTTGCGTCGAATTTGGAACCTATGAACTTCATAAAATATTGTTGTCCGTGGCTGCTTCCGGCTTTGATCTTGCAGGAAGATGCTAACAGCTTAAAATGGGTTGCTAAG TAA